The Sander vitreus isolate 19-12246 chromosome 5, sanVit1, whole genome shotgun sequence genome includes a region encoding these proteins:
- the rassf2b gene encoding ras association domain-containing protein 2b gives MDDTEYGVQIGENKFIRKATVLSHLKTYNLYYEGQNLQLRHREEEGELIVEGLLNIFWGLRRPIRLQMQDDHERIRPPPSSTSWHSGCNLDSQGSPNSTDGQQMTQQSPPTVEVTEPDSQPEDDGVMEEQAEEDSESSAQLLRTKSDAGVLRRGQRRSPSDQRKIRRHRFSINGHFYNHKTSVFTPAFGSMTNVRINSCMRTPQVLRVLLNKFKIENSPDDFALYLVHASGERVKLKRSDYPLVLRVIQGPCEQVCKVFLMEEDLGEEVTYDVAQYIKFEMPVLQSFITKLKEEEDREVQKLRRRYTYLRCIIEKQLSCLPEGAACM, from the exons ATGGATGATACAGAGTACGGGGTTCAGATTGGAGAGAACAAGTTCATCAGGAA GGCAACCGTCCTCTCACATCTGAAGACGTACAACCTATACTATGAAGGACAGAATCTGCAGCTCAGACACAGAGAG GAAGAGGGGGAGCTGATTGTCGAGGGCTTGCTGAATATCTTCTGGGGTCTGCGGCGACCAATCAGGCTTCAGATGCAGGATGACCACGAGCGGATCCGACCGCCCCCCTCCTCTACGTCCTGGCACTCGGGTTGCAATCTGGACAGTCAAGG TTCCCCCAACAGCACAGATGGTCAACAAATGACACAGCAGAGCCCACCCACAGTGGAAGTGACAGAACCTGACAGCCAACCAGAGGACGACGGTGTGATGGAAGAGCAGGCAGAAG AAGACAGTGAGAGCTCTGCTCAGCTCCTCAGAACGAAGAGCGATGCGGGCGTCTTGAGACGGGGCCAGCGACGGTCACCGAGTGACCAGAGGAAAATTCGACGCCATCGCTTCTCTATTAATGGACACTTCTACAACCATAAG aCATCAGTGTTTACTCCTGCTTTCGGCTCAATGACTAATGTTCGGATCAACAGCTGCATGAGGACACCTCAGGTGCTTCGAGTTCTCCTCAACAAGTTTAAAATTGAAAACAGCCCAGATGATTTTGCCCTCTACCTTGTCCATGCAAGTGGAG AGCGTGTGAAACTGAAGCGAAGTGACTATCCTCTGGTGCTGAGAGTGATTCAGGGTCCATGTGAGCAGGTCTGTAAGGTTTTCCTCATGGAAGAAGACCTCGGAGAAGAAGTCACATATGAT GTGGCACAGTATATCAAGTTTGAAATGCCTGTCCTGCAGAGTTTCATCACCAaactgaaggaggaggaggacagagaggtGCAGAAACTCAGAAGAAG GTATACATACCTGCGGTGTATAATTGAAAAGCAGCTCAGTTGTCTTCCAGAGGGGGCGGCGTGTATGTGA
- the sprn2 gene encoding shadow of prion protein 2 codes for MAVLQKLPLTVALCLLLLATLLPSSEARRGGGGGRGGFGGGGFNRGGGYSRGWGGGGGQAYRPVQSSGPSAGKVAGAAAAGAIGGAMIGSALSRPGYGGGYGGYGGGYGGGYGGYGGGYGYPRYGVGGGYGPRPGYESEGSGDMEYYTAASSGPIYNSIIVVIGSLISLLMGHWVAVM; via the coding sequence ATGGCTGTCCTGCAGAAGCTCCCCCTCACAGTGGCcctctgcctgctgctcctTGCCACACTGTTACCCAGCTCTGAAGCCCGgcgtggtggtggtggtggtcgtGGTGGTTTTGGAGGTGGTGGATTTAACAGAGGTGGTGGCTACAGCCGGGGCTGGGGCGGTGGGGGTGGCCAGGCCTACAGACCGGTCCAGAGCAGTGGCCCCAGTGCAGGAAAAGTAGCCGGGGCAGCTGCAGCGGGCGCTATAGGAGGAGCAATGATTGGGTCTGCCCTGAGCCGCCCTGGGTATGGTGGAGGATATGGAGGATATGGAGGAGGATATGGTGGAGGGTATGGAGGATATGGAGGGGGGTATGGCTACCCACGATATGGAGTTGGTGGTGGCTACGGCCCCAGGCCTGGCTACGAGTCAGAGGGCTCTGGAGATATGGAGTACTACACTGCAGCATCCAGCGGCCCCATCTACAACAGTATCATCGTTGTCATCGGCTCCCTGATATCCCTGCTGATGGGCCACTGGGTGGCAGTCATGTag